CGAACCGATAAGAAAACGCGTTTAATTGCAAAATTAAATGGAAATCAGTGGCCAGATCCACgcaagttttccatttctcatACACGCAAACTCGATCGCTTAATTCACTGGAGCCGTGTTGCGTTTATCAGCGGGAGAAAGAGGTAATAAAAAGCTCCTTTCAGTGTGGGAGAGTGTGGTGCGCATAATTTAATCATTTAAGCAGCACTATAGCTTCTCCCCTGCTTTCAAGAGAGGAAGCGTGTCTAAATTGAACGGAACAAAGAAAACGTAACAAAAAATGTGAAAgattgaattcaattaaataaaTGACCTGtattgccattggagcgagcaatttttttgttattgttgttgtgtttctgTACAttatttgccatttgctgaaCAGAAGGGAGCTGGACTGGACGCTCGTTCGGCACACAACAGAACCCGCTAGTATCGCTGCTCATGGCAGAGGAAGGTTTAGCGGACTGTTAAGCACACTTGATTTACATTGCAGTCGGCCGAAATGGGCACCAGTGCCAATGGCGACTGTTTAATTATCATCTGGCTGGCACGGTTGTTGGAAATAATTTGCAAGTTTTGCCCGCCACGATTACTCAAATGGTCCGCGAAGTGGCACTTCCCGTTCTCGTTGGTGTTTTGCGTGAGCGTGATTAAGAGGAAGCAACGTAAAATACGGGTTTCTGGCGGGTGGGTTGTTCGAAAAAGTTAAAGcaaaacgaagagaagaaacatCGCCGTGCCGTGTCCATTGTTTGTAATAGTTGTTATAAGGACGAAGTAGTGTACGGAACAACAGGATACTGCTATGCAGTTGAAACTGTTCCAATTAAAGTTGAACTTGCAACAGCTCTGAAGATCTGCTTGAATTGTAGGGTTTGTGGGCGAAGCAGAATCAATCAATACAAAAGATAAAGGGGAAAGCCTAGATCCAAGCGACACGGCCAGGGTACAGCGCTAAACAAATGATCAATTTCGAACGGGTATCAATGCGCATGGGAATTCTTTAGAACTGTAACACGGAACGAGCAACGAAGAGGTAGATAATGCTTGGAAACCAAGTCGTTCAAACATGATTCAAGGAATAACAATAATTGCAAtctaaacaaacgaaacagtACAGAAGTTTAAATTGAAAGGTGTTTATATGTGTTTATCTTGGAAGGTAATAGAAATGGAGCATGTAAGAAGGAATCGAACAATCGAAATACAAAACACGATAAAACGATAGGTAATGGACGCGAGAAACAGTGTTTTTAAGATCAAAGGTATTACAGCCATCCTTCACCGATGGAAGGCTGAGGTGGACAGTTGAGGGGAGGGGCTTTAAACACGGGAACCGGTGACGAGCTCGAGCGGAAGTAGAGATCCGATCGCAAACAACAACTCCcagcaaatggaaaaacgtTTTCTTACCTCTCCAGCTTGCCTTGATGGGACAGGCGATCGTCTGGTTCTGTATCAAGTAGGCATTTAGGGTCGTCAACGAAGGGCTCTTCCGGAGAGTGTCCTCGTCGTTCTTCCAGACGTACGTTATTGCCGATTGTTCATACGATACTGTGCGGTGCGAAAGAGCAAACAGTAAGAGGTTGGGTGAATGAGGGAACAGCTTCTGCAAAGCCACGCTCGTGGAATGCGGTAGTAGGAGGAAATAGCGAGGTAAAATAAGTATATAAAGctagagaaaaaagaagtatCAGTGAGTAAAGGAGACAGAGGGTGGTCAGATATTCAGTGGTAACAACGGAAGATGTTGAAACACAAAGAGCTACTTGTGgcgcttcgtcttcttctcatCCACCCTTGTAAGAGTCTTTGTGAACGGACAAGATACGATTCTGTTTCATTATGTTTATGTGCAATTTGACCCCGGTAGGTCGGTTTCATCATAAATTGTATGTAAACATTGTCCTTGTGGGCCACTCTGGCCGCTGGTGTGCACTACAGCTTGACTAAAATATGGATGCTACGAGAGGTTCACACTCATTAAAAGTAATTGAAAACGAGCCCGagtcaacagcaaacaaccaaTTCGGTAACGTTGTTACCGTTGCCATACTTTCTACGTTTctgtcgcagcagcaacaataacaatactTACTGCTTTCTAGTGCAAAGGAACATAACGGATCGTCGAACGGAAATATGTTTAGCCGGCCCTGGCATGAAAGGATGAGGTGTCGCCTAGGGAATGGAATTCGAAAAATCAGTCAACTAAACGGTTCGTTTGTATGgtgcaaattgaattaatcTAAAATGGTTGCTATCGTCCGTGCGGACGTTCGATGGTGGTGAACCTACCTCATAAGATAATTAATCGTTCCATTGCGGTATATCCggagcgcaaagtgcatcggTATGATCGGATCCTTGAAGTCACCGTGCATGATGAAGTACGTATCCGGTAGCCAGATATCTTCGTGATGATGGATAGCGTTCAGATACTCGTACTGTGATTGATTTGCGTATCGAAGACGTGGATCAAaccactgttgctgcaacagAAACTCGACCTCATATTTCTGTCTCCGATTTGAGCGAAAGGAATGCACCAACGCGATCGATTAGTTTCCTGCTTATTTAACTGTTACTGTGATTAACAAGCAATCGACAGCTACTCACCAAGCTAGATTCGTCAGGCGATGCTAAGCTTAATAGTAAAACACTAACGTTCACAGTCAACGTGCCTGCAACGAGTTCACAGAAACATAAGAAAGATAAGGTAGGACTGGGCGAATGGTGTTGCTACCGATGCTCGCTGCATTACACCGATGGTATTCGTACGAATTACGAAAGCTTTTGGACAGGCCGgggaaaatgtttcattatgGGCATCATGGGCTCGTGCAAATCTGCATGTAAACTGTTATCTACGGCTCGGGTAAAATAACTGAAAACACTTGATAGCATAGAAAATACTGgcagtaaaattaaaattgccTCGAAATACACCCGAACATGGGAGTGTTCAGATTGTGCTGGTTTTCGAATGAAATAGCTTGAACGACTATGGGTTCCGGTAAATGTGCAGATTGAGTTTTCGAAGACGGGTGCCTTATTTTACCAAAGGTCTATGATATGGAATATCAAAAAAACGATGTCGTATTAGGTGAATTGTCGCCGGAGTCACCCTTGGCGAGCCATGTGGCGATTTATTGACGGATGAAACAAACACAAGTCTAAAATCGGTTTGTGTAAATGAAGTAACTTAATGAAATattagaaaagaaaatgtttaaacaatCCAATGATGGATATGGTAGTGGAAGCTGTAGAGTTTATGTAtattaatttacatttaatttaaaacacataaaatcaTAACGTGCGCTAAGatataaacaaaaaaccaaaagactACGCAAAGCAGTGCATTCAGTTTTTAGAACATCAAGCGCACTACTGTCGGTTGGGTTCTTCCAATTCTCAGAAGACATTTAACGAAATACACATGTACATACAGTCGGCAGTTGGATCAAACGAGGAAACTAAAATACGCACTGGGGGTTAGGATACGCTAGCCACAATTATGACAATACACCAAACGATCAGGATTATGTTAACGAAGCTAATGGAAGATGCAGCGGACAATTGAATTATTAATAGTACTttggcagagaaagagagatagagatagagagatagagagcaatagagaaagatagagaaacTAGGACACAATTTAGGAAAGCAAACGGACCACGATTCTGGGGTCGTCCTGGAACACGCATATCCGGTATGTGTTTAGCCATTTCCGGCGTGTGCATGCCACAGCAAAAATCGGCATCTGCAAAGAGGGAAGAAGAtaagagaaagaagcaaaaccaaaaaacaagaacaagacgCATGGAGTGTTTGCATCCACATCTAAAATGGGTGAGTGTTTGGCCGGTACCCCAAACGGAAGTGGAAGACATTCGGAAGATGGCTGTCGGTGCTCATGGGTTCTGTATCTTGACAGGTTTTTGGTGAAAGTTTGCGTTCGTAGTGGGTCGCCTTCGGACAGAAACAGGCTTGCAGTCCTCGGCACACCTGCTCATTCCGGTACTGATTCTACAGGTGTGAAggttttggaaaagttttcgtttATGGAAAACAACTTTGAAGAACTGGAGAGGAAACATCGAGTGGACTGTTGAATGGCGAACCATAACATTTAGAAATGTAGTAAAAACGTAAAATTGgattgaaatgaaaccaaaatcCATGATCGAGCAGATTGGTATGTCGTGAATGGCAATGAAGCATGAATAGTTGAACCTATAAATGAAGCAGGGCAAAAGattgaacaaaaaagaagcggCAAAGATTAGAAACAAATTATTTAAGCGCAGAACAAACGTGTGATAGAAGGTAAAATaaaccagcagaagcagcagataaACAACGCTACGAAgcgggagaaaaaaagaatacaACGAATATCACGCTACTACACCTTACAACATGAAAACGGAACAATCAAACCGGGATGAAAATATGAtgtaatggaaaataaaataagattTGGGAATGATTTAAAATCAATCATCACGTCATTTGTTTCGTGATTGCTTGGGCGACGTGTTTCAAATATGTTGTTCGTTATTGGAATTTAAAACTCGAATGGCGCTCAAAACCAAAATATAACCCTCACATTTCGTAACGGCCGAAAAAATGATGCGTATGTAAGCGCGGGTCTATAGAAAGTGACATCTATGTTCGCGATTGTGGGATGGGTTTTCCTGGGAAACTGTCTCTGGTACGAATCCTAGCCAGCGCTTGCGCACTGTTTGTTGCATTGCACTCGAGACAGGCTGAACGTGTGGAATCGCGGTGCTTATTGtacagaaaaaacaaaaccagacaACATGGTTGCCTACTTACCGTCCACTGGTGGCAGCAATCGTTTATCATAGCGAGAATTTTTTAACAGATGATCTAAAATTTCCTTATCCGATTTTCCTTCGGCGAATCTGTAAAGGCCCacggaaagaagagaagagtaCAAGAAAAGAAGTTTAAGCTTTTATGCTCACGAAGAACGGGTGATGTAAACCGCAAAACACTAATAAAGAAAATCAGATACAATttacaaaacagaaaaagtagaaaaaccCTAAGGCATGCTTTGGAACAAAAACTAATGGAACAATATTAACGAATATTATGCCATAGACCAACTTTCATTCGTGTAACACACTCGTTACCGGCAAATGTATTACTACAGTTCTGTCCATTGTTGTCAATACGCTATTCGCAAGTGATTTTAAGGAAGGATCTTATTGGATATGTATATACATAGTTGCGTGTTGCGCAGTACCCTGCAGGTACATTTGTAATTACCGAacttttcctcttctgcttgGTTTTGTTCATATAGCAGTTATAAAGAAACAAATGACATCCATTAGAATTAATGACTGTGATTTTCTCATTCGCTTTTCAAGCGCAGTATAGAAtgcactgttgctggtgatagTATTGCATGATTCATTACATTCGCTTGGAGAGGACTTTTAGGAAAACGCACTGTTCGCCAAGTGATCCAATCCATGGAAGATCTAGCGAAGGCTGGCGAATCGTTCTACTTCAATGAAAGCTGGTATGAAAAGTGGCTCTTGGGAAACTAAAAAGCGATACTAAACCGAAACACACAGATATGAttcccggaaccggatggtAGTGAAAAGATTAGAGTATTTTAAAGAAATAATCACATACAGTGAGCGAATGAATTAGCGTGAAAAATGGAGACACTAGCACCAATGAAAACTGAAATGCtcaaaacaaaggaaaagcaTTGTTGGTACACTGTCGAGATGCTGTAACTCAAAAGCTGCCGAAGCTTCCCGTGGCAGGGAACGGTTGTGcagatatgatgatgatgatggcaaaggTGACGGCAGAGATGTAGCAATCGGCAGGTATGAGAGTAGTTGGACAGCCCCATAGCCCTACCACGCACGGTACTTACATTGGGTGTGCTGTGTCTGAGGCAACTGTTGGTATCGTTAGATAACATAACGCTAGTAGTACACTAGAGGCTGCGTATAAACAAAGTGAATGTCTTACAAGATGGTGACTACTGGTTGATTTCGTGACGGGAGtagacggcgacgatgacgacgccaacgatgacaacgaagacgacggcggTGTCCGTTGGCTAACAGATGGGGCTGGACAGGAAACCTTGGATCGACCACAACTGCCCATCTCGTGGAGTGGTGCCAGAAGAGCATCGGGAGCGCACGTTCTACTCGATGGTGGCCTCCGATGCGGTTCGTTGCTAGTGGATCCCCTGCTGGACGGTGTGAGGGTTggttcttcgtcgtcggtaaTCGAATCGTTGCCGGAAGTCGACCCCGTGAGCAGCCCATCCCGAAGCCGTTTGTCCGACGCTACATGGCGGCTGATGAGCTGAGAAAGTGTATCCAGAACGATGGCCGAATACTGTTCGAGTACGGCCACGGTTCTTCGTTGGAAACTCAGGAGCTGCTTCTCCGGCTCGTGATCGTCCTGGTCGGCTCCCTGGGTTCTGCTTCCCTCATCTTCCTGATCAACATGGACAGTCGGTGGCTGCTTCAGAGATCGCGATGCCCTAACGAAGGCCCCATCAGAATGAGATGTTTCCGTAGAGTGTAGTTGTTGCGATACGAAATGCTCGTAGTTCGAATGGAATCGTTGCTCGTGGCCATAGTAACTGTAGGGTTCGTTGGATGGTGGTTGGGTTCGATCCGATCGTAAAGGCCGATGCTGATTGGGTACCGTTTCGTACGAGTAACCCATATTAGGACATCTGTCGCCAGGCCAGGATGCAATATggaatgagagaaagagatttgATGTTTTCAGgtgcaatttttttaaatttgtaGAATAATGCTGAAGAATAACTGAATATTGAAAGCTAAACCGATTATACATCAATCCATTAATGAAAGACAATTATAATCGATTCCGAaacatttctgaaaatttAAATACATAATCGTGATAGATATTGTACATTGGAGGCACAGTCAGAGTTTGATAATCCGTTCACATAGCATGTTGAAAGATCACAATCGCTTCGTCTTCTTGTTTGAGTGCAAGAAGCACCGTGCAAAAAGAGGGGTTAAATCATTAATTTCAAATACATGCCGATTCGATTACGCGTTCAAATGTTCGGATTCGCATCGTGTTGTTCGATTTCTAATTTACTCCCGCCATGTAACGCAGGCGCCTCCCACATTAGACCTTGCTCGGCATCAAGCACCTCATGGACCATCCTCAGTGCCAGCAATGCGAGAGGGGATGGAGCAGCAATAAATGTAATGAAACGGAATAATGCATTCAAACAGAATGCCGGCCAAGGTATGCTGGCTGCTGAATGAAGCAAAGGAATGCTGTCGTACATTCGAGGGGGTTCACTTCGAGGGCGAGGGGTTGAAAGGTCATTAACTGAGTAGACGCTAACCGTTTCTGCACAGCTTCTGGtggaacgacgacggtgctgtTCTGATATAAAATTTTATTGAAGTTGATTATTATGAAGGATTTGCCGCACCTCGCGTTCCGTCCAGTGCCTTCGAGTACTCGTACTTACGATTCCCTTACCAGCAATCTTGTGAATGTTAAATCACTCGTCATTGTTTGCATGTTTATAGTTATGCCAGAGCAATTGTGTTGCAGCTAACCGTAGACGTCGACTGTGACAGTCGGTCTACGACGATACGGTCCGGTTTGCTGCATAACAGGGGAGGTCAAGAAAGTCATTCGAATCATTGCTGAAGAATGGATTAAAAAAGCTCATAATCCAAGTCCAGTAACCCTCCTCGCCCAAGGGGCGAGATCTCACATTAATCCAAATTGGTATTTCGAAGCATTCGAAGGCTCATTGCTATTCCGGTCCCCCCCTCGTGCTATACCAATGTGCTTCAGTGCCTGTTTgctgggctctctctctccctctctctctctctctctctctctctctctctcttcgatgTAGCGTTctcgcttttccgttttcttggTTGAACTTGTGGGTTAGCAATCCCACCAGGACGGTTCGCCAAGCGTACGGGCGTAACGAGTGGCGTAGCGAAGGATATAAGGAAGTCGAAGGTAAATCGCACGGGAAATCGATTTGAACTTTATGTCTTTTGCGGTTTGCCATCGTTTACGAACCAACCCTTACTACCGCTTCCTCGGATcttaacgatcgatcgatgggtgCTGGTGCGATTCTTAATGGTGGTCGTATGCTTTTTCTTCTGGCATTATCTGTGTTTGGGCCCAAAACAAGAGGGTGCAGTATGTGCTGAGCGCGCGAAAACCAGCGATTTAATTGGATGTTTGATGAGGATGTGCGGGCCAGGGATGCAgaatgaaaaatcattttccccAGTGGCTGGCCGTACTCTTCCTCCACCCAGTCCTTCTTTAATCGATTGTTGCCGTGGGCCACGTTTGATCGAAGGTAGATCCTTCATGATGCAAACGCGTCAAGTATGGGATTTTCTATGCTAGCAAAGAATTTTAACCACCACAGTGACTGCAACGCGACAAGAACGTGCAgactttttgcatttttcttccttttttgagCGCTCCACAATAACATCTCGGTGATCTTTTCTTTGGTTGTAGATTCCAtctttaatttgatttctaaTTGCAATTGTCTCTGCTTTAGATCGTCAGTGTGCTAGCAGAAGTGAACTTGCGGCAGAGTGGGTGTAAGTAATCGTTATCACCGGAATAATGGTTATACAGATTTTTCTTATATGCCTTGGTAGCCCGAGGCTAGCATATAGATGGAAGATGATAAATATAGCGATTTTGATTATGATTATGGCAGAGGATGATGTTCGCTCGAGGGCGTAACTACCGTCGGAATCGGGCTGACCAAACGATATTGCGTattgtttcctgtttcctgaAGACGGCAGCCgacctttttccatttcagcaTATCAAGCTTCGATTTAATTTTCTAATCGGTGTCGTATCCGAACATCATGCTTAAGATTTATGATGGCGATTATGCCACAGCTTTTTTGTTTGGTCTTTCCAAACCTTAGGACTCCTCAAAACGCAGCATGAATGTGATGGATCGATGCGTCACCGTGCTAATGACGCGATGTCCCAGAGGAAGACAATCTATCAAAAAAGCTTCCGTAGCACCGTCGATGCGCACCGAAGTGTTTGGTTCCAGTTTCATTTTTCGCTCATGTCTCGCCCATAAATTTGTCAGTACGGAACGAACGTCGAGTACAGAGACTGTCACCAATGTATCTAACATAGCTTGTTCGCTTGGGTGATAGGTCTCTGCAATTCAATCCCACTAAACAGAGGCTCATTAATCAAACGATTAATTCCCAAACCCAGGTCCTAGTCTGCAGGTCGCTCTGCTCCCGGGGGCATGGCCGAGAAGTCACAAATAACACAAGAATCGGCTTGGGAGGGGTATGTTCTGAGAAGCTTGTAATGAAATTAGTTTGGAGAATTAATTATCGCTGCACCGCCCACCGACACCACTTTAGTATGCATGTCGGCATAACATTGGATAATAACAATGAGTGGTGAAATGTTGCTTTTCGAAATACAAAATAACTCTTGAATAGCCTATAGCATGGAAAACCTATTCATAAAGTTTAAAAACATTAActaatttctgttttttttttgtcaaataatatttccttagtgttttttcataaattatcgTACAATTATTTCTCGGAGAATATTGTACTGTATAAAAAATACTGCATAGAAAACAGTCCATAAATATTGCTGCCCAGTTCCACAAAGTGGACAAACAATTTAGTAAAAAGCTTTCCGCACACGCAGGGAGCATTTGGTAACTGCAACGCGTACTGGCAAAATATGTGTTGACACTATAATTCATTATATCTACAGCTATTGTCAAGCTGAATTCGCTGAATAATGGAGTCCATTTCCATGCTCAATGTGCAATTACAATTTCGCTCACGCAGTCCTAACCATTGCTCTAATGAATTATATGCAATCGGAGAACGCGGATATTGTTGCATCTATATCACTATTGTCAGATACTCTGACTTTCCCAACGAAGCAAATGAAGAATAGGGTAGTTCAAATATCGAAGATTTGATACACTTTGTCATTTGAAGTCGTTTGTCAGGCAGATTATCACCTTCAGCGAATAGCATTGCACTGCAAATCGAATAATATGGATTCGTTTTTCTTATTGATGGATGCTATTGTGACCATAAATGATTCTTAAATCAGGAAATAAACATGCTGACTGTTATTCAAAATAAATTCAACAATTATTccagaaaaaaatcgaaacactaAGCAGGAAGCACCTTTAAGTGCATTTATGATTTAAGAAGAAGATTTATGCGGTTTTAATGATCAGACTATTTCTCAGTTTACCGGTAGTTCTCTGCACCTGAGTATAGTAATATTAATATAAGAGTAGTAATATAGGGGTATAATTAGTTATAGGAGAAGTAcaagaattttaaaaatgtatttcaaAACACTCTTCCACTCATCTCAATCTTTTCATCACCGTCTTGTTTTCCAGAAGATTCGTAGTATTTTATGAAGGTAGTATGATGATAAAACCCTGTTTCTGATTTGCtatctcaaacacacacagtaagTAGTGGTACGCAATACCGGTCGCATCTGATGATTTATTTATCACTCCCTGGTGGCGTATTGTGACAACCATAAGCCACTGGTTACTGGTAACGCGACCAGCGTTACGTTGGTTCTATGCCGAGACAACAGAAACGCAATGCCATCATTGGCACAAACACCGTGGCAGCGaagcttttccatttcaacgCACGAGTGGATGCTGCTTTAATGAAGGTTCCACCGAAATTCAGAAAAGATTCTTCACCAGA
This sequence is a window from Anopheles darlingi chromosome 3, idAnoDarlMG_H_01, whole genome shotgun sequence. Protein-coding genes within it:
- the LOC125955160 gene encoding gamma-aminobutyric acid receptor subunit alpha-4 isoform X2, with product MGYSYETVPNQHRPLRSDRTQPPSNEPYSYYGHEQRFHSNYEHFVSQQLHSTETSHSDGAFVRASRSLKQPPTVHVDQEDEGSRTQGADQDDHEPEKQLLSFQRRTVAVLEQYSAIVLDTLSQLISRHVASDKRLRDGLLTGSTSGNDSITDDEEPTLTPSSRGSTSNEPHRRPPSSRTCAPDALLAPLHEMGSCGRSKVSCPAPSVSQRTPPSSSLSSLASSSSPSTPVTKSTSSHHLVRHSLCLYAASSVLLALCYLTIPTVASDTAHPIFAEGKSDKEILDHLLKNSRYDKRLLPPVDDADFCCGMHTPEMAKHIPDMRVPGRPQNRGTLTVNVSVLLLSLASPDESSLKYEVEFLLQQQWFDPRLRYANQSQYEYLNAIHHHEDIWLPDTYFIMHGDFKDPIIPMHFALRIYRNGTINYLMRRHLILSCQGRLNIFPFDDPLCSFALESISYEQSAITYVWKNDEDTLRKSPSLTTLNAYLIQNQTIACPIKASWRGNYSCLKVDLMFTRDRAFYFTTVFIPGIILVTSSFITFWLEWNAVPARVMIGVTTMLNFFTTSNGFRSTLPVVSNLTAMNVWDGVCMCFIYASLLEFVCVNYVGRKRPLHNVVYRPGENPVTQRLPAVLSRIGIILASPLSSRLFSETIEREFHTAIAAEKTTAAATAATTTSATAATAATATATNANASAGTGAVQSVVGRSATRATAASVERCEEGLISGPTGAPPHGPGHEPSDPGLTHRRPTVETKLNEIGLMETSFGVKKRESGGPNEIVACTSCAGGTSPCTHSANNGCATETCFVQVRKKEPPHPIRVAKTIDVIARITFPSAYAVFLIFFFIHYKGFS
- the LOC125955160 gene encoding gamma-aminobutyric acid receptor subunit alpha-4 isoform X3, with the translated sequence MGYSYETVPNQHRPLRSDRTQPPSNEPYSYYGHEQRFHSNYEHFVSQQLHSTETSHSDGAFVRASRSLKQPPTVHVDQEDEGSRTQGADQDDHEPEKQLLSFQRRTVAVLEQYSAIVLDTLSQLISRHVASDKRLRDGLLTGSTSGNDSITDDEEPTLTPSSRGSTSNEPHRRPPSSRTCAPDALLAPLHEMGSCGRSKVSCPAPSVSQRTPPSSSLSSLASSSSPSTPVTKSTSSHHLVRHSLCLYAASSVLLALCYLTIPTVASDTAHPIFAEGKSDKEILDHLLKNSRYDKRLLPPVDDADFCCGMHTPEMAKHIPDMRVPGRPQNRGTLTVNVSVLLLSLASPDESSLKYEVEFLLQQQWFDPRLRYANQSQYEYLNAIHHHEDIWLPDTYFIMHGDFKDPIIPMHFALRIYRNGTINYLMRRHLILSCQGRLNIFPFDDPLCSFALESISYEQSAITYVWKNDEDTLRKSPSLTTLNAYLIQNQTIACPIKASWRGNYSCLKVDLIFTRDRAFYFTTVFIPGIILVTSSFITFWLEWNAVPARSMIGVTTMLNFFTTSNGFRSTLPVVSNLTAMNVWDGVCMCFIYASLLEFVCVNYVGRKRPLHNVVYRPGENPVTQRLPAVLSRIGIILASPLETIEREFHTAIAAEKTTAAATAATTTSATAATAATATATNANASAGTGAVQSVVGRSATRATAASVERCEEGLISGPTGAPPHGPGHEPSDPGLTHRRPTVETKLNEIGLMETSFGVKKRESGGPNEIVACTSCAGGTSPCTHSANNGCATETCFVQVRKKEPPHPIRVAKTIDVIARITFPSAYAVFLIFFFIHYKGFS
- the LOC125955160 gene encoding gamma-aminobutyric acid receptor subunit alpha-4 isoform X4, whose amino-acid sequence is MGYSYETVPNQHRPLRSDRTQPPSNEPYSYYGHEQRFHSNYEHFVSQQLHSTETSHSDGAFVRASRSLKQPPTVHVDQEDEGSRTQGADQDDHEPEKQLLSFQRRTVAVLEQYSAIVLDTLSQLISRHVASDKRLRDGLLTGSTSGNDSITDDEEPTLTPSSRGSTSNEPHRRPPSSRTCAPDALLAPLHEMGSCGRSKVSCPAPSVSQRTPPSSSLSSLASSSSPSTPVTKSTSSHHLVRHSLCLYAASSVLLALCYLTIPTVASDTAHPIFAEGKSDKEILDHLLKNSRYDKRLLPPVDDADFCCGMHTPEMAKHIPDMRVPGRPQNRGTLTVNVSVLLLSLASPDESSLKYEVEFLLQQQWFDPRLRYANQSQYEYLNAIHHHEDIWLPDTYFIMHGDFKDPIIPMHFALRIYRNGTINYLMRRHLILSCQGRLNIFPFDDPLCSFALESISYEQSAITYVWKNDEDTLRKSPSLTTLNAYLIQNQTIACPIKASWRGNYSCLKVDLIFTRDRAFYFTTVFIPGIILVTSSFITFWLEWNAVPARSMIGVTTMLNFFTTSNGFRSTLPVVSNLTAMNVWDGVCMCFIYASLLEFVCVNYVGRKRPLHNVVYRPGENPVTQETIEREFHTAIAAEKTTAAATAATTTSATAATAATATATNANASAGTGAVQSVVGRSATRATAASVERCEEGLISGPTGAPPHGPGHEPSDPGLTHRRPTVETKLNEIGLMETSFGVKKRESGGPNEIVACTSCAGGTSPCTHSANNGCATETCFVQVRKKEPPHPIRVAKTIDVIARITFPSAYAVFLIFFFIHYKGFS
- the LOC125955160 gene encoding glutamate-gated chloride channel isoform X6; protein product: MGYSYETVPNQHRPLRSDRTQPPSNEPYSYYGHEQRFHSNYEHFVSQQLHSTETSHSDGAFVRASRSLKQPPTVHVDQEDEGSRTQGADQDDHEPEKQLLSFQRRTVAVLEQYSAIVLDTLSQLISRHVASDKRLRDGLLTGSTSGNDSITDDEEPTLTPSSRGSTSNEPHRRPPSSRTCAPDALLAPLHEMGSCGRSKVSCPAPSVSQRTPPSSSLSSLASSSSPSTPVTKSTSSHHLVRHSLCLYAASSVLLALCYLTIPTVASDTAHPIFAEGKSDKEILDHLLKNSRYDKRLLPPVDDADFCCGMHTPEMAKHIPDMRVPGRPQNRGTLTVNVSVLLLSLASPDESSLKYEVEFLLQQQWFDPRLRYANQSQYEYLNAIHHHEDIWLPDTYFIMHGDFKDPIIPMHFALRIYRNGTINYLMRRHLILSCQGRLNIFPFDDPLCSFALESISYEQSAITYVWKNDEDTLRKSPSLTTLNAYLIQNQTIACPIKASWRGNYSCLKVDLIFTRDRAFYFTTVFIPGIILVTSSFITFWLEWNAVPARSMIGVTTMLNFFTTSNGFRSTLPVVSNLTAMNVWDGVCMCFIYASLLEFVCVNYVGRKRPLHNVVYRPGENPVTQRLPAVLSRIGIILASPLGVKKRESGGPNEIVACTSCAGGTSPCTHSANNGCATETCFVQVRKKEPPHPIRVAKTIDVIARITFPSAYAVFLIFFFIHYKGFS
- the LOC125955160 gene encoding glutamate-gated chloride channel isoform X7, whose product is MGYSYETVPNQHRPLRSDRTQPPSNEPYSYYGHEQRFHSNYEHFVSQQLHSTETSHSDGAFVRASRSLKQPPTVHVDQEDEGSRTQGADQDDHEPEKQLLSFQRRTVAVLEQYSAIVLDTLSQLISRHVASDKRLRDGLLTGSTSGNDSITDDEEPTLTPSSRGSTSNEPHRRPPSSRTCAPDALLAPLHEMGSCGRSKVSCPAPSVSQRTPPSSSLSSLASSSSPSTPVTKSTSSHHLVRHSLCLYAASSVLLALCYLTIPTVASDTAHPIFAEGKSDKEILDHLLKNSRYDKRLLPPVDGTLTVNVSVLLLSLASPDESSLKYEVEFLLQQQWFDPRLRYANQSQYEYLNAIHHHEDIWLPDTYFIMHGDFKDPIIPMHFALRIYRNGTINYLMRRHLILSCQGRLNIFPFDDPLCSFALESISYEQSAITYVWKNDEDTLRKSPSLTTLNAYLIQNQTIACPIKASWRGNYSCLKVDLIFTRDRAFYFTTVFIPGIILVTSSFITFWLEWNAVPARSMIGVTTMLNFFTTSNGFRSTLPVVSNLTAMNVWDGVCMCFIYASLLEFVCVNYVGRKRPLHNVVYRPGENPVTQRLPAVLSRIGIILASPLGVKKRESGGPNEIVACTSCAGGTSPCTHSANNGCATETCFVQVRKKEPPHPIRVAKTIDVIARITFPSAYAVFLIFFFIHYKGFS